A single Struthio camelus isolate bStrCam1 chromosome 6, bStrCam1.hap1, whole genome shotgun sequence DNA region contains:
- the SLC23A3 gene encoding solute carrier family 23 member 3 isoform X12 produces MVLSSHLSLSDSTDRNGTAVASACPALRCDVVGSRTSSLREVSGAIVFSGLVQLVLGVSGACGWTARRCGPMVLAPSLSIVGLSAYKEAAFFCSANWGVALLLVLLTVTFSQHLGSCRLPCCVWPFAQGGSAEMSVPTLRTFSVLLPFTSVCIICAVLSHLRVPWDSLELATEQLPWANSTVRSPWLRIPYPGEGGWPLLTPRALAVGIVMAIGGSVNSVGCYVLCGRLLRAPCLPPDACNRGLCTEALGSLLAGLLGAAGGTASSIANACASSLTQAGSRLSVQVSALVCVVLGMSPRLAGLLTRIPLVVHGGVLCVTYAVAVGTGISYFRYADIDSGRNIFIVGFTMFMALLVPRWLSTAPVHLATGWVPLDLLFLSLLMVPVFLTGFLSFFLENTVSGTLEERGLLTNLAARRGDRCPRGERDDISRIYRLPAGLRRLLPPSRCKAFPCCFLCPGREWEEEEEGSRAAEEGTAATGEGMHLLLKASTVEMQSERRPSETETPVWHVAA; encoded by the exons ATGGTGCTGAGCTCCCACCTGTCCCTCAGTGACAGCACAGACAGGAACG GTACGGCAGTGGCCAGCGCATGCCCTGCACTGCGCTGCGATGTCGTGGGGAGCCGGACCTCATCGCTGCGAGAG GTCTCGGGAGCCATCGTGTTCTCCGGGCTGGTCCAGCTGGTGCTAGGAGTGTCTGGTGCATGCGGGTGGACAGCCCGCCGCTGCGGGCCCATGGTCCTGGCCCCCAGCCTCTCCATCGTGGGGCTGTCCGCGTACAAGGAGGCGGCTTTCTTCTGCTCCGCTAACTGGGGGGTAGCGCTGCT GCTGGTACTCCTCACCgtcaccttctcccagcaccTGGGGTCCTGCCGTCTGCCCTGCTGTGTCTGGCCCTTCGCCCAGGGGGGCTCTGCGGAGATGTCCGTCCCCACCCTGCGCACGTTCTCG GTACTGCTCCCATTCACCAGTGTCTGCATCATCTGCGCTGTCCTCAGCCACCTCCGCGTCCCCTGGGACTCGCTGGAGCTGGCCACggagcagctgccctgggccAACAGCACCGTCCGCTCCCCTTGGCTCCGGATCCCCTACCCAG GCGAGGGGGGGTGGCCGCTGCTCACCCCCCGGGCGCTGGCGGTGGGCATTGTCATGGCCATCGGTGGCAGCGTCAACTCGGTGGGCTGCTACGTGCTGTGCGGGAGGCTGCTGCGAGCCCCTTGCCTGCCCCCGGACGCCTGCAACCGGGGGCTCTGCACCGAAGCGCTGGgcagcctcctggcagggctgctgggcgccgcgggcggcACGGCCTCCAGCATCGCCAACGCCTGCGCCAGCAGCCTCACGCAG GCCGGCTCTCGCCTCTCGGTGCAAGTGAGCGCGCTGGTGTGCGTGGTGCTGGGCATGTCCCCCAGGCTGGCAGGGCTCCTCACCCGCATCCCGCTGGTGGTTCACG GAGGGGTGCTCTGCGTGACCTACGCCGTGGCCGTGGGCACGGGCATCTCCTACTTCCGGTACGCGGACATCGACTCGGGGAGGAACATCTTCATCGTCGGCTTCACCATGTTCATGGCACTGCTGGTGCCGCGGTGGCTCAGCACCGCTCCGGTTCACCTGGCCACAG GCTGGGTGCCTCTggacctcctcttcctctccctgctgatgGTGCCTGTCTTCTTAACTGGCTTCTTGTCCTTCTTCCTGGAGAATACGGTCTCAG GCACCCTGGAGGAGCGAGGGCTGCTCACCAACCTGGCAGCACGAAGAGGCGATCGCTGCCCCCGGGGAGAGAGGGATGACATCAGCCGCATTTACAGGCTCCCGGCCGGGCTGAGgaggctgctgcctccctccaggTGCAaagccttcccctgctgcttcctctgcccGGGCCgtgagtgggaggaggaggaggaaggcagccgTGCTGCTGAGGAGGGCACTGCCGCCACTGGGGAAGGGATGCACCTGCTCCTGAAAGCCAGCACAGTGGAGATGCAGTCGGAGAGGAGGCCAAGTGAGACGGAGACGCCTGTGTGGCATGTGGCTGCCTGA
- the SLC23A3 gene encoding solute carrier family 23 member 3 isoform X10 — protein MVLSSHLSLSDSTDRNGTAVASACPALRCDVVGSRTSSLREVSGAIVFSGLVQLVLGVSGACGWTARRCGPMVLAPSLSIVGLSAYKEAAFFCSANWGVALLLVLLTVTFSQHLGSCRLPCCVWPFAQGGSAEMSVPTLRTFSVLLPFTSVCIICAVLSHLRVPWDSLELATEQLPWANSTVRSPWLRIPYPGGDGQSWHHHRPLPGPPSPIASPSAAGEGGWPLLTPRALAVGIVMAIGGSVNSVGCYVLCGRLLRAPCLPPDACNRGLCTEALGSLLAGLLGAAGGTASSIANACASSLTQAGSRLSVQVSALVCVVLGMSPRLAGLLTRIPLVVHGGVLCVTYAVAVGTGISYFRYADIDSGRNIFIVGFTMFMALLVPRWLSTAPVHLATGWVPLDLLFLSLLMVPVFLTGFLSFFLENTVSGTLEERGLLTNLAARRGDRCPRGERDDISRIYRLPAGLRRLLPPSRCKAFPCCFLCPGREWEEEEEGSRAAEEGTAATGEGMHLLLKASTVEMQSERRPSETETPVWHVAA, from the exons ATGGTGCTGAGCTCCCACCTGTCCCTCAGTGACAGCACAGACAGGAACG GTACGGCAGTGGCCAGCGCATGCCCTGCACTGCGCTGCGATGTCGTGGGGAGCCGGACCTCATCGCTGCGAGAG GTCTCGGGAGCCATCGTGTTCTCCGGGCTGGTCCAGCTGGTGCTAGGAGTGTCTGGTGCATGCGGGTGGACAGCCCGCCGCTGCGGGCCCATGGTCCTGGCCCCCAGCCTCTCCATCGTGGGGCTGTCCGCGTACAAGGAGGCGGCTTTCTTCTGCTCCGCTAACTGGGGGGTAGCGCTGCT GCTGGTACTCCTCACCgtcaccttctcccagcaccTGGGGTCCTGCCGTCTGCCCTGCTGTGTCTGGCCCTTCGCCCAGGGGGGCTCTGCGGAGATGTCCGTCCCCACCCTGCGCACGTTCTCG GTACTGCTCCCATTCACCAGTGTCTGCATCATCTGCGCTGTCCTCAGCCACCTCCGCGTCCCCTGGGACTCGCTGGAGCTGGCCACggagcagctgccctgggccAACAGCACCGTCCGCTCCCCTTGGCTCCGGATCCCCTACCCAGGTGGGGACGGGCAGAGCTGGCACCACCATCGCCCTCTGCCCGGGCCCCCATCACCCATCGCTTCTCCCTCCGCTGCAGGCGAGGGGGGGTGGCCGCTGCTCACCCCCCGGGCGCTGGCGGTGGGCATTGTCATGGCCATCGGTGGCAGCGTCAACTCGGTGGGCTGCTACGTGCTGTGCGGGAGGCTGCTGCGAGCCCCTTGCCTGCCCCCGGACGCCTGCAACCGGGGGCTCTGCACCGAAGCGCTGGgcagcctcctggcagggctgctgggcgccgcgggcggcACGGCCTCCAGCATCGCCAACGCCTGCGCCAGCAGCCTCACGCAG GCCGGCTCTCGCCTCTCGGTGCAAGTGAGCGCGCTGGTGTGCGTGGTGCTGGGCATGTCCCCCAGGCTGGCAGGGCTCCTCACCCGCATCCCGCTGGTGGTTCACG GAGGGGTGCTCTGCGTGACCTACGCCGTGGCCGTGGGCACGGGCATCTCCTACTTCCGGTACGCGGACATCGACTCGGGGAGGAACATCTTCATCGTCGGCTTCACCATGTTCATGGCACTGCTGGTGCCGCGGTGGCTCAGCACCGCTCCGGTTCACCTGGCCACAG GCTGGGTGCCTCTggacctcctcttcctctccctgctgatgGTGCCTGTCTTCTTAACTGGCTTCTTGTCCTTCTTCCTGGAGAATACGGTCTCAG GCACCCTGGAGGAGCGAGGGCTGCTCACCAACCTGGCAGCACGAAGAGGCGATCGCTGCCCCCGGGGAGAGAGGGATGACATCAGCCGCATTTACAGGCTCCCGGCCGGGCTGAGgaggctgctgcctccctccaggTGCAaagccttcccctgctgcttcctctgcccGGGCCgtgagtgggaggaggaggaggaaggcagccgTGCTGCTGAGGAGGGCACTGCCGCCACTGGGGAAGGGATGCACCTGCTCCTGAAAGCCAGCACAGTGGAGATGCAGTCGGAGAGGAGGCCAAGTGAGACGGAGACGCCTGTGTGGCATGTGGCTGCCTGA